The following proteins are encoded in a genomic region of Actinomycetes bacterium:
- a CDS encoding MFS transporter: MTESSSEVRRSTDDAWMTDGTGHPRRWAILGVLMVSLLIVVLDNTVLNIALPTIQEDLQATQSELVWAVDAYIVVFAALLYTWGVLGDRYGRKRIIIIGLLVFGAASALSAFSPTPEWLVVTRGIMGIGGAAVMPVTLAIITVVFPPAERGRAIGIWAAAVGGAVALGPVLGGLLLQHPEWSNWLTGNDWGSVFLINVPVVIIGLIGVLRVVPETRNPEPSPLDLIGLVLSFVGMLLLVYGIIHSSAETAWLTAGVIVPVVAGIALLAGFLLYESRSEHKSFDVSLFRNRGYAISLTAVCLAFFALMGLTFTLPFYLQIVRGFDTLTAGLMFLPFAVGQLISAPRSAKAVDRFGYKAVMGTGLIFVAVTLYAMTQLDLESSIPLLLLGFFLFGLGMGSVISPATAVMQNVLPLSRAGAGSAVQNTVRQLAGALGVAVVGSVLGSRYADNVAPAFADLPADFPADEAEQSVVATEAILTGLESQQGLPVEQLEQVRQAAYEAFVSASHATMLLSAVSVTVAVVLVFTLLPAIKPPQQGDQSPTDTWDDEDGDTSEEVLAEEGLAAKTDSTPPATDPKSPPASGS, translated from the coding sequence ATGACCGAAAGCAGTTCGGAAGTACGCCGGTCCACCGATGACGCCTGGATGACTGACGGCACCGGCCATCCGCGGCGTTGGGCCATCCTTGGGGTGCTGATGGTCAGTTTGCTGATCGTCGTGTTGGACAACACGGTGCTGAATATCGCGTTGCCCACCATCCAAGAGGATCTACAAGCGACCCAGAGTGAGTTGGTGTGGGCAGTCGATGCCTACATCGTGGTGTTCGCTGCTTTGCTTTACACCTGGGGCGTGCTTGGCGACCGGTACGGCCGCAAACGCATCATCATTATTGGATTGCTGGTGTTCGGGGCAGCTAGTGCATTGTCGGCGTTCTCGCCAACTCCGGAGTGGTTAGTAGTCACTCGCGGCATCATGGGGATCGGTGGTGCTGCAGTCATGCCAGTCACGCTGGCCATCATCACCGTTGTGTTCCCGCCCGCTGAGCGGGGGCGAGCCATCGGAATCTGGGCGGCTGCGGTAGGCGGAGCTGTTGCGCTGGGTCCGGTATTGGGTGGGCTACTGCTGCAACACCCAGAATGGAGCAACTGGCTGACTGGCAACGACTGGGGATCGGTCTTCCTGATCAACGTGCCAGTGGTGATCATCGGTCTGATCGGAGTGCTGCGTGTGGTGCCCGAAACCAGAAACCCAGAACCCTCACCGCTGGACTTAATCGGCCTCGTATTGAGTTTCGTCGGGATGTTGCTCCTGGTCTACGGCATCATTCATTCCTCGGCTGAAACCGCATGGTTGACTGCCGGGGTGATCGTGCCCGTCGTGGCCGGTATCGCACTCCTGGCGGGGTTCCTGCTTTACGAATCCCGTAGTGAGCACAAGTCCTTTGACGTGTCGCTGTTCCGCAACCGCGGTTATGCGATCAGTCTGACAGCGGTGTGCCTGGCGTTCTTTGCCTTGATGGGTTTGACGTTTACGCTGCCGTTCTACCTACAGATCGTGCGCGGTTTCGACACGTTAACCGCCGGGCTGATGTTCCTCCCGTTCGCGGTCGGTCAGTTGATTTCTGCGCCCCGCAGTGCGAAAGCGGTGGACCGGTTTGGCTACAAAGCAGTGATGGGAACAGGGCTGATCTTCGTGGCGGTGACGTTGTATGCCATGACTCAGTTGGATCTGGAGTCTAGTATCCCGTTGCTGCTGCTGGGATTCTTCCTTTTCGGACTCGGCATGGGATCGGTGATCTCGCCCGCCACCGCCGTTATGCAGAACGTTCTGCCGCTGAGCCGTGCAGGTGCCGGCTCGGCGGTGCAAAACACAGTGCGACAACTAGCTGGTGCGTTGGGCGTTGCGGTCGTTGGCAGTGTGTTGGGTTCCCGCTACGCCGACAATGTGGCACCAGCATTCGCCGATCTGCCCGCGGATTTCCCGGCGGATGAAGCCGAGCAATCAGTGGTTGCCACCGAAGCCATCTTGACCGGTCTGGAGTCGCAACAAGGACTCCCTGTTGAGCAGCTCGAGCAGGTGCGGCAGGCCGCCTATGAGGCATTTGTGTCGGCCTCACACGCCACTATGCTGTTGAGCGCCGTGAGCGTGACGGTGGCGGTGGTGTTGGTGTTCACGCTGCTACCAGCCATCAAGCCGCCACAACAGGGGGATCAATCTCCAACCGACACTTGGGACGACGAGGATGGAGACACCAGCGAAGAGGTTTTGGCGGAAGAGGGTCTGGCGGCTAAAACCGACTCGACCCCGCCCGCTACTGATCCGAAGTCGCCTCCCGCCAGCGGTTCGTAA